From the genome of Nitrospirota bacterium:
TGCACACGATGTAAAGAAGCACGCCGAGGCCCAGGAGAGTATGTCAATGAAACTGATGGCAATGATGACAATCATCGGTTTTATCATGGCAATAGGCCTTGGGCTGATTATTACCAGAGGCATTAAAACACAACTGGGCGGTGAACCTGCTCTGGTAGCTGAGATCGCCGGCAGAGTTGCTGCGGGTGATCTCTCAATGGAGATTGATACAAAAGGGAAGAGTGAGGCGAGTATCATGGCGGCCATGAGCAGAATGGTCGGTTCCATTAAGGCACTGGTTTCTGACGCCAACATGCTCTCGAATGCCGCAGTCGAAGGAAAACTGGCCACCCGCGCTGATGCGACCAAACATCAGGGAGATTTCCAGAAGATCGTGACAGGGGTAAACGGTACGCTTGATGCTGTTATCGGGCCGTTGAACGTTGCAGCCGAGTACGTGGATCGGATTGCCAGGGGAGATATACCATCGAAGATCAGCGACAGCTATCATGGTGATTTCAACGCGATCAGGAACAACCTTAACCAGTGCATAGATGCCGTCAATGCACTGGTTTCCGACGCTAATATGCTCTCAAATGCAGCAATTGAAGGCAGATTGTCTGCGCGTTCCGATGCAGTGAAGCACCATGGCGATTACCGGAAGATCGTCGAAGGGATGAACAAGACCATAGATACCCTTGTGGGACACATTGATACCATGCCTCTGCCTGCCATGATCATTGACAAGGACTTTGGCATACGGTATATGAACGGAATCGGCGCGAAGATTCTGGGCAAAAGCCAGACGGAGTTGATAGGGGAGAAATGCTATAACAATTTCAAGACCTCCGACTGCAACACGGACAGATGCGCGTGTGGCCAGGCAATAAGGAAGGGTGTGGAAGCGTCCAGCGAGACGGACGCACATCCTTCAGGCATGAATCTTGACATCTCTTACACAGGCCGGCCGATGAAAGATCTTGCAGGGAACATTATTGGCGCCTTTGAAGTGGTTGTGGATCAGACTGCGATCAAGCAGGCAGCCAGGAAGATGCAAAAAATCGCCGATTACCAGACAGTCGAGGTGACAAAACTTACCGATGGTCTGACCCGGATTGCCCAGGGAGATCTGAATGTCTCAATTGAGGCGGCAGTCGGGGACGCTGACACAGCCGGAACCCGTGAGTCATTTGAGACCATCGGCAGCGCAGTGAACAGAACGATTCATGCCATAAAGGCACTATCTGATGACGCAAATATGCTCTCGAAGGCGGCAGTGGCAGGTAACCTTGCCACTCGCGCTGATGCCACCAGACATCAGGGCGATTTTCAAAAGATCGTGGCCGGTGTCAATGAAACACTCGACTCTGTGATCAATCCCCTGAACGTTGCCGCTGACTATGTGGACAAGATCTCCAAAGGCAACATCCCGGCCAGGATCACCGACTGCTATAACGGAGACTTTAATACCATCAAAAATAACCTCAACCTGATGATAGAAAACCTCTCAATGTTTGCGGCGGATGTGCAGGCAGCGTCAGAACAGGTTGCAAGCGGAAGCCAGCAGATGAGCTCCGGGTCGCAGCAGATGTCACAGGGCGCAACAGAGCAGGCCTCATCCGTTGAGGAAGTATCGTCATCCATGGAGCAGATGTCCTCCAATATCAGACAGAACGCTGACAATGCCCAGCAGACGGAAAAGATTGCCATCAAGTCTGCGGAGGATGCTAAAGCCGGCGGCAGGGCTGTAACAGAGACTGTTTCGGCGATGAAAGAGATAGCCGGCAAGATCTCGATTATCGAGGAGATTGCACGTCAGACAAATCTGCTGGCCCTGAATGCGGCCATAGAAGCGGCAAGGGCAGGAGAACATGGCAAGGGCTTCGCCGTAGTTGCATCAGAAGTCAGAAAGCTGGCAGAACGAAGCCAGGATGCAGCCGGAGAGATCAGTCAGCTTTCGACTACAAGTGTGCAGGTGGCTGAGAAGGCCGGAGAGATGCTCACAAAGCTGGTGCCTGACATCCAGAAGACGGCCGAGCTGGTGCAGGAGATCAGCGCAGCAAGC
Proteins encoded in this window:
- a CDS encoding PAS domain-containing protein, which encodes MGAGRDASKLAEGLLGKIIDLNVQIAHDVKKHAEAQESMSMKLMAMMTIIGFIMAIGLGLIITRGIKTQLGGEPALVAEIAGRVAAGDLSMEIDTKGKSEASIMAAMSRMVGSIKALVSDANMLSNAAVEGKLATRADATKHQGDFQKIVTGVNGTLDAVIGPLNVAAEYVDRIARGDIPSKISDSYHGDFNAIRNNLNQCIDAVNALVSDANMLSNAAIEGRLSARSDAVKHHGDYRKIVEGMNKTIDTLVGHIDTMPLPAMIIDKDFGIRYMNGIGAKILGKSQTELIGEKCYNNFKTSDCNTDRCACGQAIRKGVEASSETDAHPSGMNLDISYTGRPMKDLAGNIIGAFEVVVDQTAIKQAARKMQKIADYQTVEVTKLTDGLTRIAQGDLNVSIEAAVGDADTAGTRESFETIGSAVNRTIHAIKALSDDANMLSKAAVAGNLATRADATRHQGDFQKIVAGVNETLDSVINPLNVAADYVDKISKGNIPARITDCYNGDFNTIKNNLNLMIENLSMFAADVQAASEQVASGSQQMSSGSQQMSQGATEQASSVEEVSSSMEQMSSNIRQNADNAQQTEKIAIKSAEDAKAGGRAVTETVSAMKEIAGKISIIEEIARQTNLLALNAAIEAARAGEHGKGFAVVASEVRKLAERSQDAAGEISQLSTTSVQVAEKAGEMLTKLVPDIQKTAELVQEISAASNEQNTGAEQINKAIQQLDQVIQQNAAASEEMASTSEELASQAEQLQSTVTFFKIEGVTSGIWQEPKAKAHKPVAKVEHIMHAKPKPQTTVIARGPKAKMVAAGIGIDLGGNGHDHLDEQFENY